A single region of the Blastocatellia bacterium genome encodes:
- a CDS encoding DUF2283 domain-containing protein, translating into MEKKLTFSYYPPSDELNIHFGEPRPAISREIDDEIYLRLDPETREVVGLTVLHFRQRFAGAKSKPLSFALPVLAHIKLSKRETKALGIS; encoded by the coding sequence ATGGAAAAGAAACTGACGTTCTCATATTACCCGCCAAGCGACGAGCTGAACATTCATTTCGGTGAGCCGCGCCCGGCGATCTCCAGGGAGATCGATGATGAAATTTACCTTCGCCTGGATCCCGAGACGCGGGAAGTCGTGGGCCTGACGGTGCTCCATTTTCGGCAGCGATTCGCCGGCGCCAAGAGCAAACCACTCTCGTTCGCCCTGCCGGTGCTGGCTCACATTAAGCTCTCCAAGCGAGAGACGAAAGCTCTGGGGATCAGCTAA